The Chaetodon trifascialis isolate fChaTrf1 chromosome 17, fChaTrf1.hap1, whole genome shotgun sequence genome has a segment encoding these proteins:
- the LOC139346420 gene encoding zinc finger protein 516-like, whose amino-acid sequence METEEREDVSQKPTANIKAETEEGVTSGHTCGVCGRSFPLLSSLSQHMRRHTREKPYKCPYCEHRTAQKGSLKAHIRSHKLGLFSHNLSDKDADGDQEQTDNAETVPPETVSASDSTHTVNGKVKKKGTKKKVKGKDGAEVGDEADGGSCTCSICGQVFPQVLLLKSHMKRHRSSQDHGCRICGRRFRQAWFLQSHMRIHRVKAQLRGGKSKEPPATINEVPQDPASLTNEECLYELCAGCGNFFSDRKTLRIHEKLHKPNHSRTQTQNPQPQKDIEASEMHTAKRHFLECLNLTCVGPRETSEEENLGRRIPELDPVCSYQAWQLATRGRLVEVTEKCLGWEERLADAEVAYDTEKGEYVPLKQEKKRKQIETSSSNIKKVKSDIGLDQTSNSSAQTKGGDKRICQKDRILLNGLGHAFYEALQTKKVKDVHFTPKQTNSTRSQDQKDKKTYFCEHCDFHTVDALLLRSHLHKQHQDLVGHYSKHNTILDNISQSGSKASRYMDYLRNRSVLLSQPYWNPYTCPPGQGSAESNIKTEKSNGTEVKGQGQTTTNDAGSLLNLSSLPVSEGDGTVSYPIKTEGLVRHQCPYCAHTTNYPEVLWIHQRVAHRVDGSSSMAPKWAPSTNSLKSLKAGTTQWRRTGPPPFLEGKDCPALPAPRTQRTQPPGHATHNSSSSNSSSSSSSNSSNSISKHSTPKTQSSFPKSKHQSKDSRSSDGTQSTGRMGLLPQKKSGEHKHAEEGGSKSSSAIATSSSSTVHGKSAPSFQPTSSPKHRSHRAAMEANFPQEGLGFMLARNHGGTSSGTAADRLHARRQSCDTSSGPKGPDLWAAMNMWGHKAYLEPLRFAQGKNESTGEMPMDIDILSLLKNYSPHDLAALYQHWGFVDPRIDPQALLQLNGNFGKEVHSTSEASKQVNSRSSSSSGSLRKGT is encoded by the exons atggagacagaagagagggaggatgtATCACAAAAACCCACAGCTAATataaaggcagagacagaggaaggtgTCACCTCTGGCCACACCTGTGGGGTGTGCGGCCGCAGCTTTCcccttctcagctctctgtcccAGCACATGAGGAGACACACACGGGAGAAGCCGTACAAGTGTCCATACTGTGAGCACCGGACGGCTCAGAAGGGCAGTCTGAAGGCCCACATTCGAAGCCATAAACTGGGCTTATTCAGCCACAATCTCAGTGACAAGGACGCGGATGGAGATCAAGAGCAGACAGATAATGCTGAGACTGTCCCTCCCGAAACTGTCAGCGCATCTGACAGCACTCACACTGTCAATGGGAAGGTAAAGAAGAAAGGAACTAAGAAAAAAGTGAAGGGTAAAGATGGCGCTGAGGTGGGTGATGAGGCTGATGGTGGGTCCTGTACCTGCAGCATTTGTGGCCAGGTTTTCCCTCAGGTACTGCTCCTTAAATCCCACATGAAAAGGCACCGCAGCTCCCAGGATCACGGTTGCCGCATTTGTGGACGTCGTTTCCGCCAGGCGTGGTTCCTCCAAAGTCATATGCGCATTCACCGGGTCAAAGCCCAGCTAAGAGGTGGCAAAAGCAAGGAGCCGCCTGCCACCATCAATGAAGTTCCTCAGGACCCAGCATCACTGACAAATGAAGAGTGCCTCTATGAGCTCTGTGCTGGCTGTGGTAACTTCTTCTCAGACCGCAAGACACTGCGAATACATGAAAAGCTACATAAACCGAACCACAGCCGCACTCAGACACAAAATCCACAACCACAGAAAGATATCGAAGCCTCTGAAATGCACACCGCTAAGAGGCATTTCTTGGAATGCTTGAACCTCACATGTGTCGGACCAAGGGAAACCTCTGAGGAAGAGAACCTGGGCAGGCGGATTCCAGAGCTGGATCCAGTTTGTAGTTACCAAGCGTGGCAGTTGGCCACAAGGGGACGACTAGTGGAGGTCACAGAGAAATGTCTGGGATGGGAGGAGAGGCTAGCAGATGCTGAGGTGGCATATGACACGGAAAAGGGCGAGTATGTACCCCtgaagcaggagaagaagaggaagcaaaTCGAGACCTCCAGCTCCAACATTAAGAAGGTCAAGAGTGACATAGGACTTGATCAGACATCAAACAGCTCGGCTCAAACCAAAGGTGGTGACAAGAGGATTTGCCAGAAGGACCGTATTCTGTTGAACGGACTTGGTCATGCGTTTTATGAGGCGCTGCAGACTAAGAAAGTCAAAGATGTTCACTTCACACCTAAACAGACTAACAGCACCAGGAGCCAAGACCAGAAGG ATAAGAAAACATACTTCTGTGAGCACTGTGATTTTCACACTGTCGACGCATTACTACTCAGGTCTCACCTGCACAAGCAGCACCAGGACCTCGTGGGTCACTACAGTAAACACAACACCATTTTGGACAACATTAGCCAAAGTGGTTCCAAAGCCTCAAGATACATGGACTACCTCAGAAACAGGAGTGTGTTGCTCAGTCAGCCATACTGGAATCCTTACACATGTCCACCAGGCCAGGGCTCAGCAGAGTCAAACATTAAAACCGAAAAGTCCAATGGCACTGAGGTCAAGGGGCAGGGACAAACTACTACTAATGATGCCGGGAGTCTTCTTAATCTGTCTTCATTGCCAGTAAGTGAAGGAGATGGCACTGTAAGTTATCCAATAAAAACAGAGGGCCTGGTGAGACATCAGTGCCCATATTGCGCCCACACCACCAACTACCCAGAAGTGCTGTGGATCCATCAGCGGGTTGCACACAGGGTGGATGGCAGCAGCTCAATGGCACCCAAGTGGGCACCCAGCACTAACAGCCTCAAGAGTCTAAAGGCAGGTACTACCCAGTGGAGACGCACAGGACCTCCACCATTCCTCGAAGGCAAGGACTGCCCTGCTTTACCTGCTCCAAGAACTCAGCGCACACAGCCACCAGGTCATGCAAcccacaacagcagcagtagcaacagcagcagcagcagcagcagcaacagcagcaacagcatcaGCAAGCACTCAACCCCCAAGACCCAATCAAGTTTCCCCAAGTCCAAGCATCAGTCAAAGGACTCACGCTCTTCAGATGGGACACAGTCTACTGGGAGGATGGGACTTCTACCTCAAAAAAAGTCTGGTGAACATAAGCATGCAGAGGAGGGTGGAAGTAAAAGCTCCAGCGCCATAGCTACTTCATCGAGCAGTACTGTGCACGGCAAGAGTGCCCCTAGTTTCCAGCCTACAAGCAGCCCCAAACACAGAAGCCACAGAGCTGCAATGGAAGCAAACTTCCCACAGGAGGGTTTGGGTTTTATGTTAGCCAGAAATCACGGCGGGACTTCATCAGGCACAGCTGCAGATAGACTTCATGCCCGCAGGCAGTCATGTGACACCTCGTCAGGTCCTAAGGGTCCTGATCTGTGGGCTGCCATGAACATGTGGGGTCACAAAGCTTATTTAGAACCACTGCGTTTTGCTCAGGGAAAGAATGAATCAACAGGAGAAATGCCAATGGACATTGATATTTTGAGTCTCCTAAAAAACTACAGTCCCCACGACCTGGCTGCTCTTTACCAGCACTGGGGGTTCGTTGATCCCAGGATTGATCCACAAG cactgttGCAGTTAAATGGAAATTTTGGAAAAGAAGTCCACTCCACCTCTGAAGCTTCCAAACAA GTGAACAGccgctcctcttcatcctcagggTCTCTTCGTAAAGGAACGTGA